AGGCATGGATGCCGTGTGGGTCACGGCGAGGGTGAACAAACTTGGCTCTTATATTGTGAACTACGAGTTTGTTTATAAATAACCACGGCAGCACAGGCCGCCGTGGTGGATTTAACGACGTTAAATCAGAAGGTTTCCCAGTTATCGTCAGACGCTGCGGCCACGGCTTTACGCGGTGCAGCGGTCGTCGCGGCAACCTTCGGCGCAGCGGTCTGAGCTTTGGCCTGGCGTTCCTGAGCGATACGGAATACGGAAACGGACTGCGTGAGTCGGCTGGCCTGTTCTTCCAGCGCAGCGGCGGCGGCGGCAGACTCCTCCACCAGCGCGGCGTTCTGCTGAGTGACACGGTCCATTTCTGCAACCGCCAGCCCAACCTGATCGATACCGCGGCTTTGCTCGTCCGAGGCAGAGGCAATCTCTCCCATGATATCGGTCACCCGGGTAACCGCATTAACGATTTCCCCCATGGTTTCCCCGGCGCTTTCAACCAGCGTCGAACCGGTATCAACCTTGCTGACCGAGTCCTCAATCAGGGTTTTGATCTCTTTCGCGGCCTGAGCACTGCGCTGTGCCAGGTTACGCACTTCCCCGGCTACCACGGCAAAACCACGCCCCTGCTCACCCGCACGGGCAGCTTCAACGGCAGCGTTAAGGGCCAGAATGTTGGTCTGGAAGGCTATCCCGTCAATCACGCTAATAATGTCGGCAATTTTCTGCGAGCTACCGGCAATTTCGCTCATGGTATGCACCACATTGTCCACGACTTTGCCGCCGCGCTGTGCGGTTTCAGAAGCGCTCAGCGCCAGCTGGCTGGCCTGGCGAGCGTTTTCAGCATTCTGTTTAACCGTGGCAGTCAGTTGCTCCATGCTCGCGGCCGTTTCCTCAAGCGAAGCTGCCTGTTGTTCGGTACGAGAAGAGAGGTCGTTATTGCCGATGGAAATCTCGCTGGCACCGCTATAAATCGCATTCGCGCCGTTGCGGACCTCGCCCACGGTAATAACCAACTCGCTTTGCATATGGCGCAGATTTTCGGCCAGTTGCCCCATTTCGTTGGTGCCTTCCACGTCGATCTTGCGCACCAGATCGCCGCTGGCAATATGGCGAATACTTTCGATCAGGCGATTCAGCGGAGAGATAAGCGTGGTGCGGATCCCCTGCCAGACCACAAGGATCACCACCAGCACCACAATCAGGACGCCAATCAGGATCCAAATCGCCATGCTGTAGGAGCTGTTGCTGCTGTCGACCGCTTCCTGATACAGGTGGTCGTTTTGCTGCAGATAGTTAACGTATTGCTTCTCAAAGCCGTCCTGATACCCCTGGGTTGGCTGATCGAAGAATTCATTAATTTTTCCCGCTCCGAGCAGTTGAATCAGCTCCGCCAGCGCGCCGTGATAAATATCATAGTTGCGCTTAATTTCCTGTGCGGCCGCGTCGCTTTGACGTGGGTCGCGCGGTAAAGCTTCATATGCTGCCCACTCCACCTCGGCCTGTTTCAGCGAAGTGCTGGCAATCGCCATGAGCTCTTCAACGGTTGCGCCACTGCCAATTTTATTGGCATCCATCATGTAGCGAATGCCGGCGCGGTTGAGGGTATTACGGGTTTGCAGCAGCGCCACCCAGCTGCCGTTCAGCGTTGACTGCTGCTGACGAATGGTTTGTAAAACGGTGAAATTTTCTTTGTCCTGCTTCAGCGCATTGAAGAACAACCCACCGGAAGCTATCTGCAAAATGCCAAACAGCCCCAGGACGACCAGTAAGCTAGTAACGATTTTGATACGGTTTAACATTGCTTCTCATTCCCTGTAAGACAAGTCTTAATCATCGGCGTAACAGCAGAAAACTTTACCCAAAGCGTTTTTTTGCCGTTTTTTCTGCTACTCCCAGGAAATGGCCTGGCAATAATTCATCCTCCACGCCTGCGGGGTTAAGTCGTAACACATTCATAACCCGAGTTTTTTTCACTATCATTTTTTTAATAGTCAACCAGCCCGGAGGAAGGCATGCTTACCGTTGCTATCTGTGAAAAAAATAGCCATTTTGCAAATGGCATTAAAATTATTATCCAGCAGCTCTGCCATCAGTTTAGCGAGACTTATCATTTCCTACCGTTGGCGCACCAGGATGTCGCGGATCTGGTTTTTTTCGCACTCGATGACAACTGGTCAACCGCCAACTGCTACAAAATACCGCAGACGACACGCCATCAGCGGGTGATCCTTATCTGCAAAAAGCAGGACCAGGAAAACCTGATGTTTCGCCCCTGCCTGTATATGCTGCCGTCTATTTACCGTGAGGATGAGGTCGAGGATGTCAGGCTCAAGCTGGCGCCGTGGGTAGACCCCGAACGGCGCAAAAAAAACACCCTACCGGTGCCTACATCTATTTGCCACTACTGCACAACGCGGCATTTCAACATGCAGGAGCGAGAGTTGCTGAAGCTGATGGCCTGCGGTTACTCACTGATTGACGCCGCCTTTATTATGCACATTGATGAAAATGCGGCGCGGGATAAACGACTGTCGATTATGAAAAAACTTAATATCAAGAGCCAATATAAACTCATGAATTATATCAAACTCAATTTACCTTTCTTGCTGGATTGAATCTATTTATTAAGTATTTTCTTATTATGCCAGGGAATTACTCTTAATTATAAAAAAAATACTCCCTTCACACTTCAGGGTTGCGAATTTTCGCAACCTGGAATAAGCCATCCCTGCTATTCACCCATTCGTGGCGCTGAGAGAATACGCTCAGAATAATCTTCAAATCTGCTGACAGTACACCGCCTCTTTCTCGCAGGTCATTGATCGATCAGCAATTCAGCAATAATTGTCACAATTAGCGACAAAATAATGATAAATATTTCTAGTGATAACATTTTATTATCTGTTAACCAGCATATATCCGGTTTCCGCCTGGAACCGATTGTTAATTTATTTAGTGGACACGTTATTAGTCATGAAGTACTCAGTCAGCTATCGCCATCGAGCGACGCTGACGATTTCTTTGCACACCTGCCGGTTTCCGAAAGCATGGCACTTTTCTGCCATCAAGCTGGCCTGCTGAAGTCCCTGCAAGAACCAGGCGAATACTGCCTTAACCTTCCCCTAATGGCGCTGATTGACGATCGGCTATTCACTCTGCTGCTTGATGTTTGTGAATCATGGATAACAATTGAGATACAGGATGCCCCACTTTTTGGTACGTGCTCCAGGCAGCATCAGCTTTGCCTGTGTGAGCGAATTAAGCTGTTACAACAACGCAAGATTTCGGTATGGCTTGATGACCTTACCGATGCCTGTATTGCAAGCTTTAACCACACCGCCATTGATGTCGGCGGAGTAAAAATTGATAAACACGCATTTTGGACGCTCAGCAAAAACCGCCGGGCACTTCGGCAATTGGTTGCACAATGCGCAGATATATCGCCTCAGGTTGTCAGTGAAGGTATCGAAGACACACAACATCTCGAGCTCGCTCACCAGTCTGGCGCCAGCCTTGGACAGGGCTACCTATGGCCGCATAAACGCCGGCTGCTCTCTGATACATTGTCATTGTGAGGAGGCTTATGTGCGCAGCTATGAGGCGAAATAAACACCGTCGTAGTCGGACTGATTATTTTCTAAACCCCTCCAACTACACCGCGCCGCTTTTTTTTGATCGACTCGAATATCTTCAACAGCAATTGATTGGGGGACAAAAACCAAAGAAGCCCGACGCCATCCTGATTTCTGCCGATAGCTTTCTCAGCAGCGCAATCACCGGCAGCCTTTTCCAGCACCTTAACATTCCGGTTTCCGCTTCTCTGGATGACGTTATCGCGCATCAGACACTTTCTCCTGTACCTCGTCTGATAATCGACCTCGACAGCCTGGAAACACCGACGCTTGAAGTGCTACAGGCAATTCGCCAACAAACAATCACCACGCCACAGCCCCAAATTACGCTGCTCAGCGCGCTGCGAAAGCCTGAAGTGATGCGATTTATTCTGCTGGCAGTTGACTGCAAGCTTGTAGAACGTCGCCTGCCGCCGGATAAACTGAAACAGGCGCTCAGCTGCAGCGACTCTCATTTGACCACGCGGTACGAGACACCCGGTTTTTCCATTAGAGAATGGGCAATTTTGTTGGCGCTAAGTCGCGGAGAGTCATTGAAATCTATCGCCCTTTTTCTGGAGAAACCCTATCATTACGTCGTTTACCGCTTCAACGTTTTGCTGGCCCGACTGGCGCTTGATAAGCGCAGCAAACTGCTGCATCTGATTCATGAAATTTCTGTTGCAAATAACGTACATCGGCCTTCGAACTAACCTACTGAGTGGTAAGATATTTTAAGAATTTACTTAATTTTTATGTTTGATTTGGGTTAAAAACATACAAAATAATAACAATTACAACTATTCCTGGAAGCAATTCTTCCGCTATGACGCCATTCAGCACTTTTTGATCCAAAACAAATTAACAACAATCAGAACTAAATGTCATTTTTTCTGCAATAAAAAGTCTTTCAAACCATCCTAACTTAAAATTTAGGTTAGTTAATTCAATTTAGAAAAAGGGTCATTAACTACACAGCATTTCGTATTGACTCAGATTATCCTCAGACACATCAGACTTTTCCCACAAAAACTGCGCTGTATAATCACCTCATCACATATTTATATTTGCCAGGGCATTTATAACGTTTAAATGTGAAGTTATTTAGGCAGCAGCTCTCCGCCATGAATAACAAATTTAAAAAAAGGATAAGTTTTAAAACAAACAAGGAGGTTCCCGCATAAAGACCGGCAACCGCCAACTCACTGTTTATCACTTTCGCTGCCATTGACGCTGTGTCAACGCGATGTTTTTATCAAACAATCGAGGCAAAAAAAATGAAACCGGCATCCGTAATCATTATGGACGAACACCCTATTGTCAGAATGTCGATAGAAGTGCTGCTCCAGAAAAATAAAGATATTAACGTTGTTTTAAAAACAGATGATGGTCGGGAAGTTATCGACTATATGCGAGCGAATCCGGTCGATCTGGTGATTCTTGATATTGAACTCCCCAACACCGACGGCTTCACATTACTCAAAAGAATCAAAGGAATACAGGAAAACACTAAGATTCTTTTCCTGTCGTCAAAATCTGAATCTTTTTACGCTGGACGCGCCATTCAGGCTGGTGCCAACGGATTTGTTAGCAAACGTAAGGAACAGGAAGATATATTTAACGCGGTTGAAATGTTGCTTTCGGGCTACTCTTTTTTCCCTTCGGAGACGCTGCATTTTATCAGCAGCCATAAATCTCGTCGGGGTACAATGGACGATATGCCGTTATCCAATCGCGAAGTCACCGTCTTACGCTATTTGGCAAATGGCCTATCGAATAAAGAGATTGCTGAGCAACTATTGCTAAGTAATAAAACCATTAGCGCACATAAAGCTAATATATTCTCTAAACTCGGACTCACTTCCATCGTCGAGCTGATTGACTATGCCAAGGTGCATGAACTGCTATAAAGGACCCTCACGCACTGGAAGCGGAAATACCGGGAAAACTTCTCCCGGTTATTTTCTGGAATCATTAAGATATTTTTAGTTATAGCTAATCAGAAACGTCGCATCCGCATTGGCCAGCCCGGCATCCGCGTTGTCCGCCGTAGCAATGTAGTTGGCCCAGAACTTCAGCGTGACATCCCCGTTAGCATCAACCTGCATCGTTTTACTGGCATTATTCAGCAACAATCGGGATTTATCCTCATTGAGGAGCTCAATGGCTACGTTCTTAGCCGTACTGGCAGCGTTTAGCGCCAGCAATCCCGTCCCGGTGCTCTTTCCATTGAAAGTAATGGATGCGGTGCCGCTCGGCGGGCAGCCGGTAAGTTTTAGGTTGAACGGCATTGCCTGAGTGGTACTCCCGGCGGTACGCAGCTGTTTGGTTGGCCACGAGCCCAGCTTCACGGTCTTGTTGTCGCCCCCCGTTTCCACAACGCAGGTGTAATCCACGATATTTCCCCGCAACTCAACGTTGATCTCACCTAGCGGAGACGCCGCTCTCGCCGAGGACAGTAACACTAACGGGACCAGCGCCAGCGCGCTCAGGAAACATTTATTCATCTGGCCCCCTTAATCGAAATCAACACGCAGATAGCCACGGGCCGTGAACGGCCCTTCCTTCGGTTTGGCACCCGTGACGCTGACCGGCCAGGCGCGAATCCCCACTCTGGCCGCCGCGGTGTCATCAAGCTGGAAATTAATCTTGCTGCCGAGGTTGTTTGGCGTCAGCGGCGTACCGCTGGCGTTCGCCACGATAAAACCCAGATCGCTGTTATCGGACACCATCATGTTGCCGCTGCTCTTCTCGGCCTCAAGGCGCAGCGTGAGGTAAGCCTGGGCATCGATATTGGTGCATTTGATGCCCACCGTTTTGCTTTGCGGCGTCACGCTTTGCGGGCGGTTGCCGGCCCCGGCCTGGCTGAATAACGATGCTCCGATGCTGCCAAAATCAAACTCCACCACCTGCCCGGCATTGATCTCACAGGTCTGCGGCACTTCAACTTTTCCGCTATAGCTGATGGTGTAAACCACCGTACTTAACGGATCGGCGGTGGTCGTCGTCACGTAGACACGGAACATCGTCTGCCGTGGAATCGGCACCATATTGATAAAACGGCGGGTGACTTTAAGACGAAAAACCAGTTTTGAGTCTGTGACGCCAAAAGGCTTATTCTTCGACACGTTAGGGTGCGAGCCCATCTGCATGTAATTTACAGGCGGATAAAAATCACCGGCATAGCTGTCGTTGATTTTCATTGCCCCATTAAGGTAATCGTTTATTTTCAGGTATTTATAGCTACCCACCACTTCCTGAATGGGTAAATCTGTCACGTAGCTACGCTTGGTGGTAGTCCCCGACGTCCCCTTCGGGCAAATCGCATTCACGCCAATCAGGCCTGATTTTTCGGACAGGGTAACTATCTGTCCGACATTGTTATTGCTGCTATTAAATTTGTCAGATAAATCATAAGCAATATCCGTCGGAATGCCGTTTTCATTCGAGCAAACCGTCGCTGCAGCGGGGCCGGCGCAGGCCAGCAGCAGGCCGCCGGCGATCGCATTGTTCAGTTTCATTGTCATCTTCCTGAATCTCTCCGCACGCTATGAACACGTAGCGGTCGCCATGACGACAGCCTGCTTCAGGCTCTCTTCCGGCAGGGAATAGTTGGCGCGGCACTGGGAACCCTTCCCGTCGCCCCATTGGATCAGCAGCTTGCCCTTCAGCGGCAGGCCGCTGAGGTAAATCTGCCCGTCATCACCGGCCATGCTGGTCACACCGCTTTGCTCTTCACGTACCACAGAACCAAACGGCACCGGACGATCGCCGCGTTTAACGGTGATGATGGCGCGCACGCCGATACGCGCATCGAAGGTGGCACGAACCAGCGCCCCCTCCGTCGGCACTACGCTGCTGACGTTATTTTCAATGTCGGTATGGTTGTCCATGGTGTTGGTATCCAGCGCGACGCGGTTGTAGCGGTAGACCGTGGCATACGGCATGACGGCATAGCCGCGCCAGTCGGTTTTCACCCCGGTCTGGTTTTCAATGCTGACGCCGGAAGCGCCCGGCGCTTTAATCAGCACATTGGTGTCACCCAGCGGCTGGCTAAAGGTCACCCCGTCCGCATGGCCTACCACACCGCCGGAAGCCTGCCAGTTGAAGTCATGCTGGTTTCGGTCGTAGTTGTAGCCCAGGCCAAGGGTGCCGTAAGTGGCCTGCCAGTTGGCGGTGGCGCTGCCGGAATAGCCGTTATTGCTGGTATGCCCCTGACTGACGCTGTAGTTCAGGTTGCGGCCTTCCAGAAGCGTGCCTCCGACCCCGGTTTGCCAACTGTTTTTGCCGTCAGAGTTGCGGCTTGTGGCCACCGTGGCATAGGCACGATCCAGCGCCGTATCGCGCGAATAACCGTGGCCAAGCAGCGTGCTAAACGGAATTGAAAGGTTGAATGCAACGATACGGTTGGTGTCTGCCAGGCCGAGGGATTTACTCCACGACCAGGAAAGCGAATAGCTGATCCCGCGCCAGCCGCTGGAGTACCCCAGCTGGTACCAGGTGTTGTCCTGATCGGTTCCCCAGTAAGTTTGCTGACTGCCGGAAACATACACCGAGCCATAATCTCCCAGTGACTGAGAGATGTTGACCTGAAATCGGCCCTTTTTGTTGTATCGCAGGTTGTGATAGCTGGTCGCCACCAGCTCCTGGCGGTTACTGTCGTTGTTTTGCCACTCATACTGGTAGCCTTCCATGTTGCGGTAGGCCACGTCATCCAGAGTGTAAAAACCGCGCGTCGAGTAGCGATAGCCAAGCAGTTGGAAGTTAGTCCCGTAGCCGCTCAGGGATTTGGCATACAGGAAGCGCAGCGACTGCCCCTGATGCTCGCTGTCATCTGAAAGTTTGCTGCGCGCATGGGTAAGATCGAGTGAAATCGCCCCCCATTCGCCAAGGTTTTTACCGGCACCCAAGGCGACGGCGGTATAGCGTTCCGCAAGCTGTGTCCCGCCATAGGCGGTATAGCCGTTCGGCAGACCGGCAATCAGCGTGCCTTGAGTAAAGAACGGTTTATCCTGCTGGTTATTCCCGCTGCGGAAATCCCCCATGACCACGTCATATTTAAACCGGCCTTCACGTTGCAGCATCGGTACTGTGGAATAAGGCACGGTGTATTTCTGCAGAGAACCGTCTTTCTCTTCTACCGTAACCTCAAGGTCACCGCTTGAAGACGTCGGGTTAAGGTCGCTAATGGCAAACGCGCCCGGGGAGACGTAGCTCTGATAAATCACGTAGCCATTCTGGCGGACGATAATTTTGGCATTGGTACGGGCAATCCCGCGCACGGTCGGCGCGTAGCCCTGCAGGCTGTCCGGGTACATGCTGTCCGAAGAATAGAGGCGTGCCCCGCGAAATCCGAGGCTGTCGAACACATCGCTGCCGGTGTTGCTGTCGCCCATGACCAGCTCGCCCTTGAGCGGAATAATCGAGCGCTGCAGCGTGGTGCTGATGTTCTGCCACTGATTCTGGTGGCGGCCATCGCCGCTGGTGTAGTTCCAGGCGCCGTTATTGCGCAGGCGCCACGGGCCCAGGTTCAGGCCGCTTTGCAGGTTCAGATAGTAGCTGTCGTTGTAAGTCCCGCGGTTGCCGGTAAAGGTGTAGTTCAGCAGCCCCGCAGGGATCCCTTCATCCCACTGGTCCGGTGGAATGTAGCCGCGGGCACTGTTGATTAAAGAGGCCTGAGGCAGGCTAATATCAAGCCGCAGGCGCGAAAAGTCATAGCTCACTTCAGCGCCCGGCACCGCCGTGGTCACGGGTACGCACTCGCCGGACTTATATTTTGCCAGCTCAGGATACGCCAGCATATTCAGCCCAAGCCGTTTGAGCCAGTCAACGTCAAGACAGGCCGTCAGCCCGCCGGACTTCACGGCTTCAGCAGCAGGAACCTTCGATTCCGTCGCAGTAAAATGCACGTCTTCGGTGGCAACAAATTCATCGTTGCGCCAGATGTCTACGCGATAAACGCCCGGCGGCTGGCTGCTGCCTTTTTCGAAACGAGACAGATCCGCCACCGCCGCGGTATCGTCCGATAAAAATGCCGGGTTGAAATAACTCTCAGCGGCAGCGAACGCAGGCCAGAGCGAGGCCACAATGGTCGCCGTCAGCGGCGCTAGCGTAAAAACCTTACGCGAGACTGAACTCTTCATGATTTACCTGCTTCCCTTTGCCAGCCCGGCTTTACTGCATGACACCCGCTTGTGCTTTGGTCACCGCGCCGTAGTCGTTAACGGTCTGGAAGCTCACCGCCCCCTGAGCGCCAGATGGCACAGCGACCTGCACGCTATTTTTTGGTGCCACCATGGTGTTAGGCAGTTTTTCATTCCCAATTTTCAGGTTGACCAGTGAGACGTAGTAAGGCGAAGGATTGCTTACCTTCAGGTACTGACCGCTGCGCGCGAAGCGAATCTCCTTGAGGGCATCTTCCGGCTGCATCTGCAGATTTTTAGGGCGCACGAACAACTTGATGCGGGAAAGCACGGCGAGCTGGAGGACGTTTTTTCCCTCCACGCTGCTTTTATCCACGGAAGGAATGGCCTTAACGTTCATCCAGAAAATGGACTCGCGATCCGTTGGCAACGCTGGTCCGGCGTAGATAATACGCAGCGTATTTTCGCTTTTAGGCTCACTGACAAACAGCGGCGGCGTGACCACAAAGCTTTTCTCTTTTTGCCCCAGATCGTTTTCAATCCAGGAGTTCACCAGGAAGCGTTCTTTCGGATCGCTGTTGGTGATGGCCAGCGAAGTCTGTTTCGCGTCGGCCGGATAAATAACACGCGTGGCGCCCAGGGCAATACCGCCCGCGGCCTGCGCATTAAAAGCAATCATCATTAAAGAGAGCATCAGTGCCGAAGCGGCTTTATATAATTTGTTCATCACGACAGGTACCATCAAAATAGCCAGAATGGAGAAGCAGAGGTTCAGGGATAAACCAGCGTGAACCAAATGTCGGAGCGAATATTTCCGGGCGACATATGCTTAGAAACCGAACGATAACGGGCAGTAAAATGAAAATTCATCTCCTGCGTGGTTATCTGCGAATAGGAAGCCGGTTCGCTATTGGGAATAATCAGTTGCTGCTGTTGGTCGAATAACGCCAGGCCAATGCCGCTGCTGGCGTCATTGCCACTTACGCTGGACGTGGCCAGAAAGACCTGGGGATCTTCTGCCGGGGTGGAACCCTGGAATGCGATACCAACATGGTCGTAAACCTCCGGGCGACAGTCCGTCAGCCGAAGGGTAAAAGGAATGCTGGGTGGGGCGTAGCTACCCACATCTTTAAAAACATTGCTCGGGTACTGGCCCATTTGTACCGTCATTTCCTGACTTTCAGGCGCGACGGCGCAGGCGCCGTTAACCAGCTCACCCTGCATATGCACTTCCCCACCGTGGATAACCACAATGCGCTTTGCCTGAACGGGATTCACCGCTACCAGGATAGCCAGGAG
This Klebsiella michiganensis DNA region includes the following protein-coding sequences:
- a CDS encoding chemotaxis protein (serine sensor receptor), whose amino-acid sequence is MLNRIKIVTSLLVVLGLFGILQIASGGLFFNALKQDKENFTVLQTIRQQQSTLNGSWVALLQTRNTLNRAGIRYMMDANKIGSGATVEELMAIASTSLKQAEVEWAAYEALPRDPRQSDAAAQEIKRNYDIYHGALAELIQLLGAGKINEFFDQPTQGYQDGFEKQYVNYLQQNDHLYQEAVDSSNSSYSMAIWILIGVLIVVLVVILVVWQGIRTTLISPLNRLIESIRHIASGDLVRKIDVEGTNEMGQLAENLRHMQSELVITVGEVRNGANAIYSGASEISIGNNDLSSRTEQQAASLEETAASMEQLTATVKQNAENARQASQLALSASETAQRGGKVVDNVVHTMSEIAGSSQKIADIISVIDGIAFQTNILALNAAVEAARAGEQGRGFAVVAGEVRNLAQRSAQAAKEIKTLIEDSVSKVDTGSTLVESAGETMGEIVNAVTRVTDIMGEIASASDEQSRGIDQVGLAVAEMDRVTQQNAALVEESAAAAAALEEQASRLTQSVSVFRIAQERQAKAQTAAPKVAATTAAPRKAVAAASDDNWETF
- a CDS encoding fimbriae regulatory protein FimW (regulates type 1 fimbriae expression), with the translated sequence MLTVAICEKNSHFANGIKIIIQQLCHQFSETYHFLPLAHQDVADLVFFALDDNWSTANCYKIPQTTRHQRVILICKKQDQENLMFRPCLYMLPSIYREDEVEDVRLKLAPWVDPERRKKNTLPVPTSICHYCTTRHFNMQERELLKLMACGYSLIDAAFIMHIDENAARDKRLSIMKKLNIKSQYKLMNYIKLNLPFLLD
- a CDS encoding diguanylate phosphodiesterase; this encodes MINISSDNILLSVNQHISGFRLEPIVNLFSGHVISHEVLSQLSPSSDADDFFAHLPVSESMALFCHQAGLLKSLQEPGEYCLNLPLMALIDDRLFTLLLDVCESWITIEIQDAPLFGTCSRQHQLCLCERIKLLQQRKISVWLDDLTDACIASFNHTAIDVGGVKIDKHAFWTLSKNRRALRQLVAQCADISPQVVSEGIEDTQHLELAHQSGASLGQGYLWPHKRRLLSDTLSL
- a CDS encoding fimbriae Z protein, giving the protein MKPASVIIMDEHPIVRMSIEVLLQKNKDINVVLKTDDGREVIDYMRANPVDLVILDIELPNTDGFTLLKRIKGIQENTKILFLSSKSESFYAGRAIQAGANGFVSKRKEQEDIFNAVEMLLSGYSFFPSETLHFISSHKSRRGTMDDMPLSNREVTVLRYLANGLSNKEIAEQLLLSNKTISAHKANIFSKLGLTSIVELIDYAKVHELL
- the fimF gene encoding adhesin → MNKCFLSALALVPLVLLSSARAASPLGEINVELRGNIVDYTCVVETGGDNKTVKLGSWPTKQLRTAGSTTQAMPFNLKLTGCPPSGTASITFNGKSTGTGLLALNAASTAKNVAIELLNEDKSRLLLNNASKTMQVDANGDVTLKFWANYIATADNADAGLANADATFLISYN
- the fimH gene encoding adhesin (involved in the regulation of fimbriae length and mediates adhesion of type 1 fimbriae), with product MKLNNAIAGGLLLACAGPAAATVCSNENGIPTDIAYDLSDKFNSSNNNVGQIVTLSEKSGLIGVNAICPKGTSGTTTKRSYVTDLPIQEVVGSYKYLKINDYLNGAMKINDSYAGDFYPPVNYMQMGSHPNVSKNKPFGVTDSKLVFRLKVTRRFINMVPIPRQTMFRVYVTTTTADPLSTVVYTISYSGKVEVPQTCEINAGQVVEFDFGSIGASLFSQAGAGNRPQSVTPQSKTVGIKCTNIDAQAYLTLRLEAEKSSGNMMVSDNSDLGFIVANASGTPLTPNNLGSKINFQLDDTAAARVGIRAWPVSVTGAKPKEGPFTARGYLRVDFD
- a CDS encoding fimbrial protein, which produces MKSSVSRKVFTLAPLTATIVASLWPAFAAAESYFNPAFLSDDTAAVADLSRFEKGSSQPPGVYRVDIWRNDEFVATEDVHFTATESKVPAAEAVKSGGLTACLDVDWLKRLGLNMLAYPELAKYKSGECVPVTTAVPGAEVSYDFSRLRLDISLPQASLINSARGYIPPDQWDEGIPAGLLNYTFTGNRGTYNDSYYLNLQSGLNLGPWRLRNNGAWNYTSGDGRHQNQWQNISTTLQRSIIPLKGELVMGDSNTGSDVFDSLGFRGARLYSSDSMYPDSLQGYAPTVRGIARTNAKIIVRQNGYVIYQSYVSPGAFAISDLNPTSSSGDLEVTVEEKDGSLQKYTVPYSTVPMLQREGRFKYDVVMGDFRSGNNQQDKPFFTQGTLIAGLPNGYTAYGGTQLAERYTAVALGAGKNLGEWGAISLDLTHARSKLSDDSEHQGQSLRFLYAKSLSGYGTNFQLLGYRYSTRGFYTLDDVAYRNMEGYQYEWQNNDSNRQELVATSYHNLRYNKKGRFQVNISQSLGDYGSVYVSGSQQTYWGTDQDNTWYQLGYSSGWRGISYSLSWSWSKSLGLADTNRIVAFNLSIPFSTLLGHGYSRDTALDRAYATVATSRNSDGKNSWQTGVGGTLLEGRNLNYSVSQGHTSNNGYSGSATANWQATYGTLGLGYNYDRNQHDFNWQASGGVVGHADGVTFSQPLGDTNVLIKAPGASGVSIENQTGVKTDWRGYAVMPYATVYRYNRVALDTNTMDNHTDIENNVSSVVPTEGALVRATFDARIGVRAIITVKRGDRPVPFGSVVREEQSGVTSMAGDDGQIYLSGLPLKGKLLIQWGDGKGSQCRANYSLPEESLKQAVVMATATCS
- a CDS encoding fimbrial chaperone protein FimC (involved in type 1 fimbriae biosynthesis, interacts with FimH), which translates into the protein MNKLYKAASALMLSLMMIAFNAQAAGGIALGATRVIYPADAKQTSLAITNSDPKERFLVNSWIENDLGQKEKSFVVTPPLFVSEPKSENTLRIIYAGPALPTDRESIFWMNVKAIPSVDKSSVEGKNVLQLAVLSRIKLFVRPKNLQMQPEDALKEIRFARSGQYLKVSNPSPYYVSLVNLKIGNEKLPNTMVAPKNSVQVAVPSGAQGAVSFQTVNDYGAVTKAQAGVMQ
- a CDS encoding fimbrial protein FimI, whose amino-acid sequence is MIRKILLLAILVAVNPVQAKRIVVIHGGEVHMQGELVNGACAVAPESQEMTVQMGQYPSNVFKDVGSYAPPSIPFTLRLTDCRPEVYDHVGIAFQGSTPAEDPQVFLATSSVSGNDASSGIGLALFDQQQQLIIPNSEPASYSQITTQEMNFHFTARYRSVSKHMSPGNIRSDIWFTLVYP